The DNA region AGGCCACCAAGCAGGTGCGCGCCACACTCTGACGCGAAGCGTCAGCGAGTCCCGGCCGCAGATGCGGCCGGGACTCGCTGACGCTTCAGGTCCGGCTCCAGAGGTCGCGGACCGCGCGTGAGGCCGTGGACGACATCCGCCCTCAGGACGGTCCTGCCCTAGGATGGACTGCGGCGCTGTTGCAGCGCTCAGCACAAGCCGGGCCCGCACATGAAGCTAGCCAAGAAACCGCACATGAAGCTCAGCCAAGAAACTCTGTCCCACTTGACGGTGCCCACCCCCTCGTACGACAGGAGCAAGCTCACCGCGGGCATCGCCCATTTCGGGGTCGGGGGCTTCCACCGGGCGCACCAGGCGATGTACCTGGACCGATTGTTCGAACTCGGCCTCGCGCACGATTGGGCGATCTGCGGCGTCGGCGTCCTGCCCGGGGATCTGCGCATACGGCGGGCGCTCGCCGAGCAGGACTACCTCTACACCCTGGTGACCGCGCATACGGACGGCGCACGACAGGCGCGAGTGATCGGCTCGATGGTCGACTACCGGTACGCGCCCGAGGACCCCGAAGGGGTGATCGAGCTGCTGGCCGACCCGGCCATCCGGATCATTTCGCTCACGATCACCGAGGGCTCGTACAACATTCGGGACTCCGATGGCGAGTTCAACGCCGACAACCCGGACATCCAGCGCGATCTGGCGGGGACCGGACCGCCGAGGACGGTGTTCGGCCTGGTGGCCTCGGCCTTCGAACGGCGCCGGCAACGCGGGCTCGGCTCCCCGGCGATCCTTTCCTGCGACAACATCGCTGGCAACGGCGACACCGCGCGGCGCGCCTTCACCGCGTACGCGCAGCTGCACGACCCGTCCTTGGCGCAATGGATCCGCGAGAACACCACCTTCCCGAGTTCCATGGTGGATCGGATCACGCCGGCGACGACGCCCGAGGCCATCCGGCAGATCGAGCGCGACTTCCACGTCAGCGACCTGTGGCCGGTCGTCGCCGAACCCTTCGCCCAATGGGTGGTCGAAGACGATTTCGCGGCGGGACGGCCCCCGCTGGAAGCGATCCTCCCCTTCGGGGAGGCCACTGTGCAACTGGTCCAGGACGTGGCTCCGTACGAGCTGATGAAGCTGCGCCTGCTCAACGCCGGACACCAAGCCCTGTGCTACTTCGCCTCCCTCGCCGGGCACCGCCTCGTGCATGAGGCGGCCCGCGATCCGCTGTGCGCCGGCTTCGTGCGCCGCTACCTGGAGGAGGCGACCCCCACCTTGCTCCCAGTTCCGGGAGTCGACCTCGGCCAATACAAGCGCGATCTCATGGAGCGCTTCGCGAATCCGCACATAGCGGACACGGTGGCGCGCCTGGCCGCAGAAGCTTCAGACCGCATCCCGAAGTTCGTGCTGCCCGCCGCGCGGGACAATCTGCGCGCTGGCCGTCCGGCGGACCTCGCCGCCGCGCTCGTCGCCAGCTGGGCGCGCTACGCCGAGGGGACGGACGAGGCGGGAGCGCCCATCGACGTGGCGGACCGGTTGGCGAGCGAGCTCGGGGACCGAGCCAAGGCGTGGCGGGAGGATCCCCTTGCCTTCCTCGCCTTCCGGGACGTGTTCGGCGACCTCGTCGACGAGCCCCGGTTCACCAGGCCCTATCTGCGAACGCTGGAGCGGCTGCACCGCGACGGGGCTCGGGCGGCACTGCGAGCTCTCGTCCCCACGGCGGATCGGCTCCAGGCCGCGACACCGTGATGGCCGACGCCCGCGCCACCAGGTCGAGCGCGCGGCGCCAATCCTCCTCCTGGAGCGCCCGCACCGCCCGCGGGGAGAGCGCGTCCGCGCGGTCGAGCCAGTGCAACAGGGCGGCATGTGCGGTGTCCCCCGCTCCGATCGTGTCGGCGACCTCGACCTGGGGGGCTTTGACGTGGACGCTCGTCTCAGCGGTGAACACCGAGAGGCCAGAGCCCCCCTGGGTGAGCAGGACAGCCCCGACCCCTGCTGCGAGCCAGCTGTCGGGCGTCCCGCCCAGCCACTCCGCGTCGTCCTCGGACACCTTCAAAACATCCACCGATCCCAGCCAGGATTGGAACCGCGCCCGATAGCCGTCCGGGTCGGCGATGGCGCACGGGCGGATGTTCGGGTCGAGCATCGTGAGCCTGCCCGCCGCGCGTGCCCGCGCGAGCAACCGTTCGTAGACCGACGCTCCCGGCTCGTAGACCAGGGACAAGGTGCCGAACGAGACTGCCGCCACTGTGTCGGGCAGTGGGCCGGGGGCGCTCACGAGCCTGTCCGCCGTGCCGTCCGCGTAGAAGATGTACCGCGCGGCTCCCGCGTCGTCGAGCGCGGTCAACGCCAGCGTTGTCGGCTCCGGGCCGCGCTGCGCGACGGAAAGGCCCACCCCCGCGTCCCGCAATCTGGAGATGAGCAGCTCCCCGTACGGGTCCGTCGAGAGGCGGGACAGAAAGAGCACCTCGCTGCCCAGCCTGCCGAGGGCGACCGCGACGTTGAACGGGCCTCCGCCCGGAAGCGGCGCAAGCAAACCGTTCTCAGCAGGAACGAGGTCGATCAACGCCTCGCCGCACACGAGGACGCTCATTGCGCGAAATCTCCCGGACTGAACCGGCGAGCGCGCAAATGCCGCTCGATGTCCTCCAAGCTGTGCCCGGTCAGCTCGGGCATCTTCCAGAACACGAAAACCCAGGCGGCCACGTTGAAGAGACCGTACAACCACATGGTCGGGCCGACCCCGACGGCGTTGATGATCGACAACAACGTCAGGGTGACCCCCACATTGGTGCCCCACAGGACCGCCGCTTGCACGCTGGTCCCCGCCGCGCGCACGGAGAGCGGGTAGATCTCCGCGCCGGTCAGCCAACCCATGAGCTGGAGCCCGCCGGAGTTGAACAGCATGAAGACGATGAGGCAGGCGACGATGAACGGCATGTCGTCGCGGCCGCTGTGCCCGGTGACGAAGAGCGCGCCCAAAACGAAAAGGCTGATCGCGGCTCCTGGGATCATGAACAGGGCCAACCGCCTGCGCCCGACGACATCCACGACCATGAGCCCGACAACCATCATGATGAGATACGTCAAACCCAACCCGACGCTGACGTCCAGCGCGGTCGAGGCCGGGAACCCGGTGTCGGTCAAGATCGTCGGCGTGTAATACACGATCATCTCGATCCCGCTGAGCTGGG from Segniliparus rotundus DSM 44985 includes:
- a CDS encoding mannitol dehydrogenase family protein codes for the protein MKLSQETLSHLTVPTPSYDRSKLTAGIAHFGVGGFHRAHQAMYLDRLFELGLAHDWAICGVGVLPGDLRIRRALAEQDYLYTLVTAHTDGARQARVIGSMVDYRYAPEDPEGVIELLADPAIRIISLTITEGSYNIRDSDGEFNADNPDIQRDLAGTGPPRTVFGLVASAFERRRQRGLGSPAILSCDNIAGNGDTARRAFTAYAQLHDPSLAQWIRENTTFPSSMVDRITPATTPEAIRQIERDFHVSDLWPVVAEPFAQWVVEDDFAAGRPPLEAILPFGEATVQLVQDVAPYELMKLRLLNAGHQALCYFASLAGHRLVHEAARDPLCAGFVRRYLEEATPTLLPVPGVDLGQYKRDLMERFANPHIADTVARLAAEASDRIPKFVLPAARDNLRAGRPADLAAALVASWARYAEGTDEAGAPIDVADRLASELGDRAKAWREDPLAFLAFRDVFGDLVDEPRFTRPYLRTLERLHRDGARAALRALVPTADRLQAATP
- a CDS encoding carbohydrate kinase family protein; amino-acid sequence: MSVLVCGEALIDLVPAENGLLAPLPGGGPFNVAVALGRLGSEVLFLSRLSTDPYGELLISRLRDAGVGLSVAQRGPEPTTLALTALDDAGAARYIFYADGTADRLVSAPGPLPDTVAAVSFGTLSLVYEPGASVYERLLARARAAGRLTMLDPNIRPCAIADPDGYRARFQSWLGSVDVLKVSEDDAEWLGGTPDSWLAAGVGAVLLTQGGSGLSVFTAETSVHVKAPQVEVADTIGAGDTAHAALLHWLDRADALSPRAVRALQEEDWRRALDLVARASAITVSRPGADPPWGRELAVPPEPRRGAAAPAFADRAW